A DNA window from Bradyrhizobium sp. CCBAU 53421 contains the following coding sequences:
- a CDS encoding ABC transporter substrate-binding protein — translation MLKTMSAALLGLALVAGPARAEETTIKFTLGWKTQGSDAAFFYAKDNGYFKEQGLNVVIDQGEGSGATVTRIMSGAYDAGFGDVNAIIQNAATKPQDAPVMVYMMWNQPPFAIVAKNSSGITSIKDFEGHTLGGAQGTPTTRLLPVFVHKNGLDGEKIKISNMAPNLQEPMLIKGDIDAALVFNITSYFNLVLNRQDPDKDFKWFSFGDYGLDLYSNGVMVSRKLIAANPKAVAGLVRAINKGAIAVAKDQNAAMKAALNYDNLINVDVEKRRLQYSFEKLIVSPEMKDIGIGDVKDDRMARAIGFIVEGYQLARTPTPAEVFSREFLPPRAERELVYTAN, via the coding sequence ATGCTGAAGACAATGAGCGCCGCACTGCTGGGATTGGCCCTGGTCGCGGGGCCCGCGCGCGCCGAGGAAACCACGATCAAGTTCACGCTGGGCTGGAAGACGCAAGGCAGCGATGCCGCGTTCTTCTATGCCAAGGACAACGGCTACTTCAAAGAGCAGGGCCTCAACGTCGTGATCGACCAGGGCGAGGGCTCCGGTGCGACGGTGACGCGGATCATGTCGGGCGCCTATGACGCCGGCTTCGGTGACGTCAACGCGATCATCCAGAACGCTGCGACCAAGCCGCAGGACGCGCCCGTGATGGTCTACATGATGTGGAACCAGCCGCCGTTCGCGATCGTCGCCAAGAATTCGAGCGGCATCACGTCGATCAAGGATTTCGAGGGGCATACGCTGGGTGGCGCGCAGGGTACGCCGACCACGCGATTGTTGCCGGTGTTCGTGCACAAGAACGGGCTCGACGGCGAGAAGATCAAGATCTCCAACATGGCACCGAACCTGCAGGAGCCGATGCTGATCAAGGGCGACATCGATGCCGCGCTGGTGTTCAACATCACGAGCTATTTCAACCTGGTGCTCAATCGCCAGGACCCCGACAAGGACTTCAAGTGGTTCTCGTTCGGCGATTACGGGCTCGATCTCTATTCCAACGGCGTGATGGTCTCGCGCAAGCTGATCGCCGCGAACCCGAAGGCGGTCGCCGGCCTGGTGCGCGCCATCAACAAGGGCGCGATCGCGGTCGCCAAGGACCAGAACGCCGCGATGAAGGCGGCGCTGAACTACGACAATCTGATCAATGTCGATGTCGAGAAGCGCCGGCTGCAATATTCCTTCGAGAAGCTGATCGTCTCGCCGGAGATGAAGGACATCGGCATCGGTGACGTCAAGGACGACCGCATGGCCCGCGCCATCGGCTTCATCGTCGAAGGCTACCAGCTCGCCCGCACCCCGACGCCTGCCGAGGTGTTCTCGCGCGAGTTCCTACCGCCGCGCGCGGAGCGGGAGTTGGTGTATACTGCGAACTGA
- a CDS encoding ABC transporter substrate-binding protein has translation MTMTTRREAMALISGALASTTLGGRAFAEGAPKKGGTLRISAPANPSSLDPATGGAGSDHAFLFTMYDTLTEWEFDTLKPKPGLAESWKFTDPNTLVLNIRAGVTFHDGTPLDAEAVKFNLDRNRSDAKSNIKADLLSVAAVEVTGPQQVTLKLKTPDTALPGILSDRAGMMVSPTALKAAEGGVVTRKPVGAGAYSFVSWADGEKIVVKRNEKYWKPDRPYPDAIEISIIPELTTGARSVTAGQNDLIYQLPPRQKAIIERASSVKVVHGPTLYVFQIFLNWAKPPFDNIKVRQALNFAIDRESFAKAALAGLAEPAYMNLPKSHWAYDAEVAKLYPYDPDKARKLLAEAGFKEGTPIEIGGYSDQDSVQREEILIEQLRKAGITVRFVNGTVAEASAAFFGPEKKGAGLLSAWTGRPDPSLTYSLMFTKDAYYNGGRAPVPPELEAAIKESRASEDIEVRRKAFSTVQRLVMENAFVVPLAFQFELVAMNKKVQGYRPNLLGKPKYDDVWLES, from the coding sequence ATGACAATGACCACACGACGCGAGGCCATGGCGCTGATTTCGGGCGCACTCGCCAGCACCACGCTCGGCGGCCGTGCGTTTGCGGAAGGCGCGCCGAAGAAGGGCGGCACCTTGCGCATCTCCGCGCCGGCCAATCCGTCGAGCCTCGATCCCGCAACCGGCGGCGCCGGCTCCGACCATGCTTTCCTGTTCACGATGTACGACACGCTGACCGAATGGGAGTTCGACACGCTGAAGCCGAAGCCGGGGCTTGCCGAGAGCTGGAAGTTCACCGATCCCAATACGCTGGTGCTCAACATCCGCGCCGGCGTCACCTTCCATGACGGCACGCCGCTCGATGCGGAGGCCGTGAAGTTCAACCTCGATCGCAACCGCAGTGATGCGAAGTCGAATATCAAGGCCGACCTGCTCTCGGTTGCCGCCGTCGAGGTCACCGGGCCGCAGCAGGTGACGTTGAAGCTGAAGACGCCGGACACCGCGCTGCCGGGCATCCTCTCCGATCGCGCCGGCATGATGGTGTCGCCGACGGCGCTGAAGGCGGCCGAGGGCGGCGTCGTGACCCGCAAGCCGGTCGGCGCCGGCGCCTATTCGTTCGTGAGCTGGGCCGATGGCGAGAAGATCGTGGTCAAGCGCAACGAGAAATACTGGAAGCCGGACCGGCCGTATCCCGACGCGATCGAGATCTCGATCATTCCCGAACTCACCACCGGCGCCCGCTCGGTCACCGCGGGCCAGAACGATCTGATCTACCAGCTGCCGCCGCGGCAGAAGGCGATCATCGAGCGCGCCTCCAGCGTCAAGGTCGTGCACGGTCCGACGCTCTATGTGTTCCAGATCTTCCTGAACTGGGCCAAGCCGCCGTTCGACAACATCAAGGTCCGCCAGGCGCTGAACTTCGCGATCGACCGCGAATCCTTCGCCAAGGCCGCGCTCGCCGGCCTCGCCGAGCCGGCCTACATGAACCTGCCGAAGTCGCACTGGGCTTATGACGCCGAGGTCGCCAAGCTCTATCCCTATGATCCCGACAAGGCCCGCAAGCTGCTTGCCGAGGCCGGCTTCAAGGAAGGCACCCCAATCGAGATCGGCGGCTATTCCGATCAGGATTCGGTACAGCGCGAGGAGATCCTGATCGAGCAATTGCGGAAGGCCGGCATCACCGTGCGTTTCGTCAACGGCACGGTCGCGGAAGCCTCTGCTGCCTTCTTCGGTCCGGAGAAGAAAGGGGCGGGGTTGTTGTCGGCCTGGACCGGACGTCCCGACCCGAGCCTGACCTATTCGCTGATGTTCACCAAGGACGCCTACTACAATGGCGGCCGGGCGCCGGTGCCGCCGGAACTCGAAGCGGCGATCAAGGAATCGCGCGCCTCTGAAGATATCGAGGTCAGGCGCAAGGCGTTCTCCACCGTGCAGCGGCTGGTGATGGAGAATGCCTTCGTGGTGCCGCTGGCGTTCCAGTTCGAGCTGGTCGCCATGAACAAGAAGGTGCAGGGCTATCGGCCCAATCTGCTGGGCAAGCCGAAATACGACGACGTCTGGCTGGAGAGCTAA
- a CDS encoding ABC transporter ATP-binding protein: protein MTAASAEQRREPIVSVRDLQVRFQTSDRRATVKAVDGVNFDVRRGETFGIIGESGSGKTTIGRALVFLLKPSAGAILHDGIDPLALPRREFQSHRRDYQIIFQDPNAALNPRMTILASVLEPLELAGVGSRAERERQAREALERVGLPQEFGERYPHQLSGGQKQRVVIARALTLKPKLIVCDEVVAALDMSIRGDVLNLFADLQRDLGLTYVFITHDLAVVSHISERVAVMYLGQFVELGPTEEVAERPLHPYTIALLSAEPRPLPSSMRQESRIVLQGEVPSPIDPPSGCRFRTRCPHAQPLCTERVPEWRELKPDHWVACHFAGRPHFSPNSQPETTP from the coding sequence ATGACCGCAGCATCCGCTGAACAGCGCCGCGAGCCCATCGTCTCGGTGCGCGACCTCCAGGTCCGCTTCCAGACCTCGGACCGCCGCGCCACCGTGAAGGCGGTCGACGGCGTCAATTTCGACGTCCGCCGCGGCGAGACGTTTGGCATCATCGGCGAGTCCGGCTCGGGCAAGACCACGATCGGCCGCGCGCTGGTGTTCCTGCTGAAGCCGAGCGCGGGCGCCATCCTGCACGATGGCATCGATCCGCTGGCGTTGCCGCGCCGCGAATTCCAGAGCCATCGCCGCGACTACCAGATCATCTTCCAGGATCCGAACGCCGCACTGAACCCGCGCATGACGATCCTGGCCTCGGTGCTGGAGCCGCTGGAGCTCGCCGGTGTCGGCAGCCGGGCCGAGCGCGAGCGGCAGGCGCGGGAGGCGCTTGAGCGCGTCGGCCTGCCGCAGGAATTCGGCGAGCGCTATCCGCATCAGCTCTCCGGCGGCCAGAAGCAGCGCGTGGTGATCGCCCGCGCGCTGACGCTCAAGCCGAAGCTGATCGTCTGCGACGAGGTGGTGGCCGCACTCGACATGTCGATCCGCGGCGACGTGCTCAATTTGTTTGCCGACCTGCAGCGCGACCTCGGCCTGACCTATGTCTTCATCACCCACGATCTTGCCGTGGTGTCGCATATCAGCGAGCGCGTCGCGGTGATGTATCTCGGCCAGTTCGTCGAGCTCGGGCCCACCGAAGAGGTCGCCGAGCGGCCGCTGCATCCCTACACCATTGCGCTGCTGTCGGCCGAGCCGCGGCCGCTGCCGTCTTCGATGCGGCAGGAGAGCCGCATCGTGCTGCAGGGCGAGGTGCCGAGCCCGATCGATCCGCCGTCGGGCTGCCGCTTCCGCACCCGCTGCCCGCATGCGCAGCCGCTCTGCACCGAGCGTGTGCCGGAGTGGCGCGAGCTGAAGCCCGATCACTGGGTGGCCTGCCATTTCGCCGGCCGCCCGCATTTTTCGCCGAACTCACAACCGGAGACCACGCCATGA
- a CDS encoding ABC transporter ATP-binding protein — MQPNSEFAGEPVAAGSAPTAIELSEASVTFGRGARAVPALSTTTLRIADGEFVALVGPSGCGKSTILRLVSGLARPTTGVVIVGGREVAARAMRVGMAFQNPTMLPWMTIEKNIMLPLKIVEPFRSQFRKLRKTEFRDKANALLEQVGLKGFGGRYPWQLSGGMLQRANLCRALIHEPRMLLLDEPFGALDQFTREELWGILQALWISHKPTVLLVTHDLREAGFLASRICVMSARPGRILDDSRVDFARPRTVAMTFEPDFVALNQKLRAFIVDARTAAREGA; from the coding sequence ATGCAACCAAACTCCGAATTTGCCGGCGAGCCTGTTGCCGCCGGCTCCGCGCCGACCGCGATCGAGCTGTCGGAAGCCTCCGTCACCTTCGGCCGCGGCGCCCGCGCCGTGCCGGCCCTCTCGACAACCACGCTGCGGATCGCCGATGGCGAGTTCGTGGCGCTGGTCGGGCCGTCCGGCTGTGGCAAGTCGACCATCCTGCGGCTGGTGTCGGGCCTGGCGCGGCCGACCACAGGCGTCGTCATTGTCGGCGGCCGCGAGGTCGCGGCGCGCGCGATGCGGGTCGGGATGGCGTTCCAGAACCCGACCATGCTGCCGTGGATGACGATCGAAAAGAACATCATGCTGCCGCTGAAGATCGTCGAGCCGTTCCGCTCGCAATTCCGCAAGCTGCGCAAGACCGAGTTTCGCGACAAGGCCAATGCGCTGCTCGAGCAGGTTGGATTGAAGGGATTTGGCGGCCGCTATCCCTGGCAGCTCTCCGGCGGCATGCTCCAGCGCGCCAATCTGTGCCGCGCGCTGATCCACGAGCCGCGCATGCTCTTGCTCGACGAGCCGTTCGGCGCGCTCGACCAGTTCACCCGCGAGGAGCTGTGGGGGATCCTGCAAGCGCTCTGGATCAGCCACAAGCCGACCGTGCTGCTGGTCACCCACGATCTGCGCGAGGCCGGCTTCCTCGCCAGCCGCATCTGCGTGATGAGCGCGCGGCCGGGCCGCATTCTCGACGACAGCCGTGTCGATTTCGCCCGCCCGCGCACCGTGGCGATGACCTTTGAGCCCGATTTCGTGGCGCTCAACCAGAAGCTCCGCGCCTTCATCGTCGATGCGCGCACCGCTGCTCGAGAGGGAGCCTGA
- a CDS encoding ABC transporter permease — protein sequence MPTSEIRQKAWSVALIVLFFVAWELFCLMTGMSDLVLPRPSQIFVTLFEKFPILWPHIIQTLLTTMIGFVLGVALGVALGAVIGVSKTAYDTCYPLLVGFSSIPKVAVVPIFVLWFGSGTVPAVLTSLSICFFPIVVNIATGLATTEPELEDVLKPLGASKFDILWNVGLPRTMPFFFASLKVAVSYAFVGAVLSETVASNRGIGNVMMTASSNFNVPLVFAGLFVLAGLGVALYVLFSLIEGRVTGWATRKDNVIAT from the coding sequence ATGCCCACATCAGAGATCAGGCAGAAAGCCTGGTCGGTGGCCCTGATCGTGCTGTTCTTCGTGGCCTGGGAATTGTTCTGCCTGATGACGGGCATGTCGGACCTCGTGCTGCCGCGGCCGTCGCAGATATTCGTCACGCTGTTCGAAAAATTCCCGATCCTCTGGCCGCACATCATCCAGACATTGCTGACCACGATGATCGGCTTCGTGCTCGGCGTGGCGCTGGGCGTTGCGCTCGGCGCCGTGATCGGGGTGTCGAAGACCGCCTACGACACCTGCTACCCGCTGCTGGTCGGGTTCTCCTCGATCCCGAAGGTCGCGGTGGTGCCGATCTTCGTGCTGTGGTTCGGCTCCGGCACCGTGCCGGCAGTGCTGACCTCGCTGTCGATCTGCTTCTTCCCGATCGTCGTCAACATCGCGACCGGCCTTGCCACCACCGAGCCCGAGCTCGAGGACGTGCTCAAGCCACTCGGCGCCAGCAAGTTCGACATCCTGTGGAATGTCGGGCTGCCGCGCACGATGCCGTTCTTCTTCGCCTCGCTGAAGGTCGCGGTGTCCTACGCCTTCGTCGGCGCGGTGCTGTCGGAGACTGTCGCCTCGAACCGCGGCATCGGCAACGTCATGATGACCGCGTCTTCCAATTTCAACGTGCCGCTGGTGTTCGCCGGGTTGTTCGTGCTCGCCGGCCTCGGCGTCGCGCTCTACGTCCTGTTCTCGCTGATCGAGGGCCGGGTGACGGGTTGGGCGACGCGCAAGGACAACGTCATCGCCACCTGA
- a CDS encoding amidohydrolase family protein, with translation MDVTATRLFSGTDRGIRNNIVLRHDGGLITDISEAAAPATGPRSLILPAFINAHDHARPRASSFGAVGMPLESWILRTVVGTPVDPYLTAASAFARAARAGCAAMMVHYTRPSGTMPLLDEVKAIGRAAGDVGIRIAFAIAVRDQNPIVYGDSEPVLAGLAGDERKTIEELFVRTPMSPKAYIELTDAIAAAIGGPKVDVQLGPAGVQWCSKPLLEAVADNSARTGRRVHMHLLETIYQRAWADEHFPGGIVRYLRDIGLLSERLTLAHCIHARPDEIEMIAASGARIVTNFSSNLHLRSGLAPIAAAHGCGCAIAVGVDGLALDEDDDVLREMRLVQMMHGGLGFKRSWTPQEFFALAIRNGRRATGAPGTGELAVGAPADFVSIDLARLERDQILDADPLDLLFARGNASLISELVVDSRTVAQAGRCLGVDLPAMEHELRDIHRASAATYAHVLRAWPRLSHQLQGWFEAQPTCN, from the coding sequence ATGGACGTCACGGCAACCCGTCTGTTCTCCGGCACTGACCGCGGCATTCGCAACAACATCGTGCTCCGTCACGATGGCGGTCTCATCACCGATATTTCGGAAGCAGCAGCCCCGGCAACGGGCCCGCGCTCCCTCATCCTCCCGGCCTTCATCAACGCCCACGACCACGCCCGTCCGCGGGCATCCAGCTTCGGCGCGGTCGGCATGCCCCTGGAGAGCTGGATCCTGCGCACGGTGGTCGGCACGCCGGTCGATCCCTATCTCACCGCAGCCTCGGCGTTTGCCCGCGCAGCGCGGGCCGGCTGCGCGGCGATGATGGTGCACTACACACGGCCGAGCGGCACCATGCCATTGCTCGACGAGGTCAAGGCGATCGGCCGCGCCGCCGGCGATGTCGGTATTCGCATCGCCTTTGCCATCGCGGTGCGCGACCAGAATCCGATCGTCTATGGCGACAGCGAGCCGGTGCTTGCAGGGCTCGCCGGCGACGAGCGCAAGACGATCGAGGAGCTGTTCGTCCGTACCCCGATGTCGCCAAAAGCCTATATCGAGCTGACCGACGCGATCGCTGCGGCGATCGGCGGGCCGAAGGTCGACGTGCAGCTTGGGCCGGCCGGAGTGCAATGGTGCTCGAAGCCGCTGCTGGAGGCGGTCGCGGACAATTCGGCGCGGACCGGCCGCCGCGTTCACATGCATCTGCTCGAGACGATCTATCAGCGCGCCTGGGCGGATGAGCACTTTCCCGGCGGCATCGTCCGCTATCTCCGCGATATCGGCTTGCTCTCCGAGCGGCTGACGCTGGCGCATTGCATTCACGCGCGGCCCGACGAGATCGAGATGATCGCGGCGTCAGGCGCGCGCATCGTCACCAATTTCTCCTCCAATTTGCATCTGCGTTCCGGCCTGGCGCCGATCGCCGCGGCTCACGGTTGTGGCTGCGCGATCGCGGTCGGCGTCGATGGCCTCGCGCTCGATGAAGACGACGACGTGCTGCGCGAGATGCGGCTGGTGCAGATGATGCACGGCGGCCTCGGCTTCAAACGCAGCTGGACCCCGCAGGAATTCTTCGCACTCGCGATCCGCAACGGCCGCCGCGCCACCGGCGCGCCGGGAACCGGCGAGCTCGCCGTCGGCGCGCCGGCCGATTTCGTTAGCATCGATCTCGCCCGGCTCGAGCGCGATCAGATTCTTGATGCCGATCCGCTCGACCTCCTGTTCGCGCGCGGCAATGCGTCGCTGATATCAGAGCTTGTGGTCGATAGTCGCACCGTCGCACAGGCCGGCCGGTGCCTCGGTGTTGATCTTCCCGCCATGGAGCACGAACTGCGGGACATCCATCGCGCCAGCGCGGCCACATACGCGCATGTCTTGCGCGCATGGCCGCGATTGTCGCATCAGCTGCAAGGCTGGTTCGAAGCGCAGCCAACCTGCAATTAG
- a CDS encoding CaiB/BaiF CoA-transferase family protein: MGALSHLRIVEIGSAAATSYCARLFADFGADVQKVEPPEGDPIRRTAPLTPHGHSAWFAFLNFNKSSVVLDKDAASRLRELITGCDILLDGRGIAAADCPDIDLDAIKRDNPGLIHLDLAWFGDRGPYADFAATDSTIRALTGLVKLVGPEQGPPMHAPDFQTGILGGLWGFIAAASSVLGRMQDGRGRESHLSLFEASIAVTEYIMFEAFSRGDIMRRIGVNRFWPTFPVGIYETRQGWLGVTTVTPAQWRAFCEMLDLTDLRDDPTLVMGVDRLQHVAEIEGKILPKLKQRTAQEWFVEGLKRKIPIVPVPEIADLIADEEKRARGAIVPISVGDETDFSAGTMQRLTGTPPLRGGRVPDLDEQQARREAAPRVPVPKPAPANRLPLEGIRVVDFSMGWAGPICTRTLADLGADVIKIEATQYPDWWRGVDRRPAYVLEQMYEKSVRYCIMNRNKRGITLDLTRPKGLALAKRLLADADLVVDNYSVEVLPKLGLGYDVLSKLNPKLVMMSMSAFGAGSVHRDCRAYGSTLEQGSGLPSVVGDPGGPPVMSHTAFGDAVGGLNGAAAVLTALIHARLTGQGQFVDLAQIECMMPFAAPWIVAHATSGKPPIKYGNRHPDFVPHGCFRCDGEDNWIVVAVSDDAMWPKLARLLGREDWATDARLRTAAGRRAIEAEIEAAITAWTSTRNPDTAMTELQGAGVASGVARLPIDLLEDPQLHARGFIQQVDRAFIGKHPQPSMPFREADAPFAIRSVPPTLGEHNREILSGMLGLSDAELEELSREGIIGTEMLMEEQLVKQKKRAAG, from the coding sequence ATGGGCGCGTTGTCGCATCTGCGGATTGTCGAGATCGGAAGTGCTGCGGCGACGAGCTATTGCGCGCGGCTATTCGCCGATTTCGGCGCCGACGTGCAGAAGGTCGAGCCGCCTGAGGGTGATCCGATTCGCCGCACCGCGCCGCTGACGCCGCACGGGCACAGCGCGTGGTTTGCGTTTCTCAATTTCAACAAATCGAGTGTCGTTCTCGACAAGGACGCCGCGTCGCGCCTGCGCGAGCTGATCACCGGCTGCGACATCCTGCTCGATGGGCGCGGCATCGCTGCGGCTGATTGTCCCGACATCGATCTCGACGCGATCAAGCGCGACAATCCGGGCCTGATCCATCTCGACCTCGCCTGGTTCGGCGATCGCGGTCCCTATGCCGATTTCGCGGCAACGGACTCCACGATCCGCGCGCTCACCGGCCTCGTGAAGCTGGTCGGACCCGAGCAGGGCCCGCCGATGCACGCGCCGGATTTCCAGACCGGCATTCTGGGCGGGCTGTGGGGCTTCATCGCGGCCGCCTCGTCAGTGCTCGGCCGCATGCAGGACGGGCGCGGGCGCGAAAGCCATCTCAGCCTGTTCGAGGCCTCTATCGCGGTCACCGAATACATCATGTTCGAGGCGTTTTCGCGCGGCGACATCATGCGGCGGATCGGCGTCAACCGGTTCTGGCCGACCTTTCCGGTCGGCATCTACGAGACCAGGCAGGGTTGGCTCGGCGTCACCACGGTGACCCCGGCGCAGTGGCGCGCGTTCTGCGAGATGCTTGATCTCACCGATCTGCGCGACGACCCGACGCTGGTGATGGGCGTCGACCGGCTGCAGCACGTCGCCGAGATCGAAGGCAAGATCCTGCCGAAGCTGAAGCAGCGCACCGCGCAGGAATGGTTCGTCGAAGGCCTCAAGCGCAAGATCCCGATCGTGCCGGTGCCGGAGATCGCCGATCTCATCGCCGATGAGGAGAAGCGCGCCCGCGGCGCCATCGTTCCGATCTCGGTCGGCGACGAGACCGACTTTTCCGCCGGCACGATGCAGCGGCTGACGGGAACGCCGCCGCTGCGGGGCGGGCGGGTGCCCGACCTCGACGAGCAGCAGGCGAGGCGGGAGGCGGCACCGCGCGTGCCGGTACCGAAGCCGGCTCCGGCCAATCGCCTGCCGCTCGAGGGCATCCGCGTCGTCGACTTCTCGATGGGCTGGGCCGGGCCGATCTGCACCCGCACGCTCGCCGATCTCGGCGCCGACGTCATCAAGATCGAGGCGACCCAGTATCCGGACTGGTGGCGCGGCGTCGATCGCCGCCCGGCCTATGTGCTAGAGCAGATGTACGAGAAGTCGGTGCGCTACTGCATCATGAACCGCAACAAGCGCGGCATCACGCTCGATCTGACCCGGCCGAAGGGGCTCGCGCTCGCAAAACGCCTGCTCGCCGATGCCGACCTCGTGGTCGACAATTATTCGGTCGAGGTGCTGCCCAAGCTCGGCCTCGGTTACGATGTGCTGAGCAAGCTCAATCCGAAGCTCGTGATGATGTCGATGTCGGCGTTCGGCGCCGGCAGCGTGCATCGCGACTGCCGAGCTTACGGCTCGACACTGGAGCAGGGCTCCGGCCTGCCCAGCGTCGTCGGTGATCCCGGCGGCCCGCCCGTGATGAGCCATACCGCGTTCGGCGATGCCGTCGGCGGGCTCAATGGCGCTGCCGCGGTGCTGACCGCGCTGATCCACGCCAGGCTGACGGGGCAGGGCCAGTTCGTCGATCTCGCGCAGATCGAATGCATGATGCCGTTCGCCGCGCCCTGGATCGTCGCGCATGCGACCAGTGGCAAACCGCCGATCAAATACGGCAACCGCCATCCGGATTTCGTGCCGCATGGCTGCTTTCGCTGCGATGGCGAGGACAACTGGATCGTGGTCGCGGTGTCCGATGACGCGATGTGGCCGAAACTCGCGCGGCTGCTCGGCCGCGAGGACTGGGCGACGGACGCCAGGCTCAGGACCGCCGCGGGCCGCCGCGCCATCGAAGCCGAGATCGAGGCTGCGATCACGGCCTGGACCTCGACCCGCAATCCAGACACTGCAATGACTGAGCTGCAAGGCGCCGGCGTCGCCTCCGGCGTGGCGCGGCTGCCGATCGATCTCCTCGAGGATCCGCAGCTGCACGCCCGCGGCTTCATCCAGCAGGTCGACCGCGCCTTCATCGGTAAGCACCCGCAGCCATCGATGCCGTTCCGCGAGGCCGATGCACCGTTTGCGATCCGCTCGGTGCCGCCGACGCTCGGCGAGCACAACCGCGAGATCCTGTCCGGCATGCTCGGCCTCTCCGACGCCGAGCTCGAAGAGCTCAGCCGCGAGGGCATCATCGGCACCGAGATGCTGATGGAGGAGCAGTTGGTGAAACAGAAGAAGCGGGCGGCGGGCTGA
- a CDS encoding ABC transporter ATP-binding protein has translation MGAGPPAQRRTEGARDGARPLLSVRGLGIRFKTAQGVWQATRRIDFDIAPGERVGIVGESGCGKTITGLSILRLLPGNFAGLDGKILFDGIDLASCSARQMRAIRGKRIAMIFQEPMSALDPVFTVGHQIAETLRVHTDVGYEEARARTLEMLRRVGIASPERRIDDYPHQLSGGMRQRVMIAASLICGPQLLIADEPTTALDVTVQAQILELLRDISETSKTALMLITHDLGVVAETCTRMITMYAGEVIEDASVDEALVRPLHPYTSGLLRSLPHLSPRHGRLPSIPGRVPSIAEMPAGCRFRARCAHATKGCEAEQKLRDAGGGRKVRCWRFAELNLPGALHPPDRPAAARVATQ, from the coding sequence ATGGGAGCAGGGCCACCGGCACAGCGCAGGACGGAGGGTGCGCGCGACGGCGCGCGGCCGCTGCTGTCGGTGCGCGGGCTCGGCATCCGTTTCAAGACCGCGCAAGGCGTCTGGCAGGCGACGCGGCGGATCGATTTCGACATCGCGCCCGGCGAGCGCGTCGGCATCGTCGGCGAGAGCGGCTGCGGCAAGACCATCACGGGACTATCGATCCTGCGGCTGCTGCCGGGCAATTTTGCCGGTCTCGACGGCAAGATCCTGTTCGATGGCATCGATCTCGCCTCCTGCAGCGCGCGGCAGATGCGCGCCATCAGGGGCAAGCGGATCGCGATGATCTTCCAGGAGCCGATGAGCGCGCTCGATCCGGTCTTCACCGTCGGCCACCAGATCGCCGAGACGCTGCGCGTCCATACTGATGTCGGCTACGAGGAAGCACGCGCCAGGACGCTGGAGATGCTGCGCCGCGTCGGCATCGCCTCGCCGGAGCGGCGGATCGACGACTATCCGCACCAACTCTCCGGCGGCATGCGCCAGCGCGTGATGATCGCGGCGAGCCTGATTTGCGGCCCGCAGCTCCTGATCGCTGACGAGCCGACCACCGCGCTCGACGTCACCGTGCAGGCGCAGATCCTCGAGCTGCTGCGCGACATCAGCGAGACCTCGAAGACCGCGCTGATGCTGATCACCCACGATCTCGGCGTGGTCGCCGAGACCTGCACGCGGATGATCACGATGTATGCCGGCGAGGTGATCGAGGACGCCAGCGTCGACGAGGCGCTGGTGCGGCCGCTGCATCCTTATACGTCGGGCCTGTTGCGCTCGCTGCCGCATCTGAGCCCGCGTCACGGCCGGCTGCCGTCGATCCCGGGCCGGGTGCCGTCGATCGCGGAGATGCCGGCCGGCTGCCGCTTCCGCGCCCGCTGCGCGCACGCGACGAAGGGCTGCGAGGCCGAGCAGAAGCTGCGGGATGCCGGCGGCGGCCGCAAGGTGCGCTGCTGGCGCTTTGCCGAGCTCAATCTGCCGGGCGCGCTGCATCCGCCCGATAGGCCGGCTGCTGCGAGGGTCGCGACGCAATGA